From the Candidatus Amarolinea dominans genome, one window contains:
- a CDS encoding HNH endonuclease, producing MLKVECPPLPTNLRAYLDRQQARANPWKSLAGSKPAREVKHALVEVFHHKCGYCERIEAQTVDHFVPQTDLQARWDWENFVLACDVCQSKKLGRQPQDVQGRQMVNPRHDEPLHFLYFDFETGAVTPMPTSEETLARGRITTQLLGFDQRAALQDERRRRFLEVIGCILRIVQPQSPQDAAIAWDQLVDHLKAEAPYLGMIRQFVLKPNRYTPLLETLREARPDFDALIAYWCLPLD from the coding sequence ATGCTCAAGGTTGAATGTCCTCCGTTGCCGACCAATCTGCGGGCCTACCTTGATCGCCAGCAGGCCCGCGCGAACCCGTGGAAAAGCCTTGCCGGTTCAAAACCAGCGCGGGAAGTCAAGCACGCATTGGTGGAAGTTTTTCACCACAAGTGCGGCTACTGCGAGCGGATCGAGGCACAAACGGTGGATCATTTCGTCCCGCAGACGGATCTGCAGGCACGCTGGGACTGGGAGAACTTCGTCCTGGCCTGTGATGTGTGCCAATCGAAAAAGCTGGGGCGTCAACCTCAGGACGTCCAGGGACGACAGATGGTTAATCCTCGCCACGACGAGCCGCTCCATTTCCTCTATTTCGACTTTGAAACCGGCGCAGTCACGCCCATGCCCACTTCTGAGGAAACGCTGGCGCGCGGTAGGATCACCACCCAGTTGCTCGGCTTTGATCAACGTGCTGCACTGCAAGATGAACGGCGTCGTAGATTCTTGGAAGTCATCGGTTGCATCCTCCGCATCGTGCAGCCGCAGTCGCCACAAGATGCCGCGATTGCATGGGATCAGTTGGTGGATCATCTGAAGGCGGAAGCGCCTTATCTGGGCATGATTCGCCAGTTTGTCTTGAAACCCAACCGGTACACACCGCTCCTGGAAACCTTGCGGGAGGCACGACCCGACTTCGATGCCTTGATCGCCTATTGGTGCCT
- a CDS encoding AAA family ATPase codes for MYLKRVVIENIKCFGRAELNLVRDDGQVKRWSVILGENGTGKSTLLQAIAMALMGPDPSNRLARLDGWVRFGQTKGRLVAEVIAGQNDQLTERGRPRREPYTASYAVTGDAEVSISGVLYDRPTLVFEGTKDQLNALKRGLLSEKSAGWFAAGYGPFRRLLGGAPDTIRLMYPGQKEARFITLFREDAALEDLTDWLTRLDHRSREDTEAGRRAQRIKAVVKDVVDHLLPAGVTLSRIGPDGAFFDTPYRTDTAMSDLSDGYRSMLALAADLLRRLDETYDRIEDWISEDGKITVEGVVLIDELDAHLHPVWQRQIGFWLPTQFPGLQFIVATHSPFIPQAADENAVFVLRPDAMTPDRVSAHQDPPSVKGWRADQILHVLFSVSDLRDPETEDKIRRHAQLQARASTDQLDLKERPELDDLSRWLDQHLSPPGDSADEMSRYAAIKNQVDTFLRTKKKPKNYAQG; via the coding sequence ATGTATCTGAAAAGAGTGGTCATCGAGAATATCAAGTGCTTCGGCCGTGCCGAACTGAATCTGGTGCGCGACGATGGACAAGTCAAGCGCTGGAGCGTTATCCTGGGCGAGAACGGCACCGGCAAGAGCACGCTGCTTCAGGCAATCGCGATGGCGCTGATGGGACCTGATCCCTCCAATCGCCTGGCCCGGCTCGACGGCTGGGTCCGTTTCGGTCAAACCAAGGGCAGACTTGTTGCCGAAGTCATTGCTGGACAAAATGATCAGTTGACCGAAAGAGGTAGGCCACGCCGGGAGCCGTATACCGCCTCCTACGCCGTCACTGGTGACGCCGAAGTGAGCATTAGCGGCGTGCTTTACGACCGTCCTACGCTGGTCTTCGAGGGCACGAAGGATCAACTCAACGCCCTGAAACGCGGCCTGCTGTCTGAGAAGTCGGCCGGCTGGTTTGCGGCGGGATACGGGCCTTTTCGGCGCCTGCTCGGCGGCGCGCCGGACACCATCCGGCTCATGTACCCCGGACAGAAGGAAGCCCGGTTTATTACGCTGTTCAGGGAGGATGCAGCCCTGGAAGACCTGACCGACTGGCTCACACGACTGGATCATCGCAGCCGTGAGGATACCGAAGCCGGGCGGCGGGCCCAGCGTATCAAGGCCGTCGTCAAAGATGTGGTAGACCATTTGCTGCCTGCTGGCGTCACACTTTCCCGGATTGGCCCTGACGGCGCCTTCTTCGATACTCCCTATCGCACCGATACCGCGATGTCGGATCTCAGCGACGGCTATCGGAGCATGCTTGCTCTGGCCGCCGACCTGCTCCGACGTCTGGATGAAACATACGACAGGATCGAGGATTGGATCAGCGAGGACGGGAAGATCACGGTGGAAGGTGTCGTCCTGATAGACGAGCTGGATGCGCATCTACATCCTGTTTGGCAACGGCAGATCGGCTTCTGGTTGCCCACACAGTTCCCAGGGCTTCAGTTCATCGTTGCGACACACAGCCCTTTCATTCCACAGGCGGCCGACGAAAATGCAGTATTCGTCCTCCGCCCGGATGCCATGACACCAGACCGCGTGAGCGCTCATCAAGACCCGCCTTCGGTCAAGGGCTGGCGCGCGGACCAGATTCTTCACGTGCTGTTCAGCGTCTCTGACCTGCGCGATCCTGAAACCGAAGACAAAATCAGACGGCATGCGCAGCTCCAGGCACGAGCCAGCACTGACCAACTTGACCTCAAAGAGCGACCTGAATTGGATGACCTCAGCCGATGGTTGGATCAACACCTCTCACCGCCAGGAGATAGCGCCGACGAAATGAGCAGGTATGCGGCCATCAAGAACCAGGTAGATACATTCCTCCGTACCAAGAAAAAGCCAAAGAATTATGCTCAAGGTTGA
- a CDS encoding TIGR04255 family protein produces MDPYREIKYGNPPIVEVVAEFRFVPAEPWDLTVPGLVYDRLRGQFPRKRLLKVLEGEAAVEATGIRQEFRLADRMQFLREDEKAYVQVGPDLLAVNHLAPYPTWEGFLPLVQDALGAYAAVAQPRGLHRIGLRYINQLEIPGESVDLDQYLNFRPFVGSGLPQLFHGFILGIQTPYDEERDMLRLQLTTIEAKAAGASTLLLDMDYYLAQPEGVALETTFDWLERAHTRVQSVFENCLTDGLRSLFS; encoded by the coding sequence ATGGATCCCTATCGCGAGATCAAATATGGCAACCCACCGATTGTCGAGGTGGTCGCCGAGTTCCGCTTCGTGCCCGCTGAGCCATGGGACTTGACGGTTCCCGGCCTCGTCTACGATCGTCTTCGGGGGCAATTCCCCCGCAAGCGGTTGCTCAAGGTCTTGGAAGGTGAAGCCGCGGTGGAAGCAACCGGGATTCGCCAGGAGTTTCGACTGGCCGACCGGATGCAGTTCCTGCGCGAGGACGAGAAGGCTTATGTCCAGGTGGGGCCTGATCTTCTGGCCGTGAACCACCTTGCGCCGTATCCGACATGGGAAGGCTTCCTACCGCTCGTCCAGGACGCGTTGGGGGCTTACGCTGCGGTGGCCCAACCCAGGGGCTTGCATCGCATCGGGCTGCGCTACATCAACCAGCTCGAGATCCCTGGCGAGTCAGTTGACCTCGACCAGTATCTGAACTTTCGCCCTTTCGTAGGGTCAGGTCTGCCGCAACTCTTCCATGGATTCATCTTGGGCATTCAGACGCCTTACGATGAGGAGCGAGACATGCTGCGCCTGCAACTTACGACCATCGAGGCGAAGGCAGCGGGCGCTTCCACATTGCTCCTCGATATGGATTACTATCTCGCTCAGCCCGAAGGTGTCGCGCTCGAAACGACCTTCGACTGGCTGGAACGTGCCCACACAAGAGTCCAAAGCGTGTTCGAAAACTGTCTGACGGACGGTCTGCGCAGCCTGTTCAGTTAG
- a CDS encoding HIT domain-containing protein: protein MIFQSPKNPNSHLTVKERQWPSFPTKQLLARRLITGKVLDFGAGLGVDGKFLRSKGLDVTDYDPYYAPAYPTQRFDTILCNYVLNILLPEEQPYVLMAVSELLRPTGRAFFSVRRDIMQNGFRTHLKHGCQVYQCNVILPYRSIIKAEHCEVYEYRHFNQMNHASACPLCAPDPAGELVTESATIYAMLDSSAGYPGQVMVVPKQHVADYFELAERSKQACWLVVDRVQKLLTQRWQPDGFNIGVNINAAAGQTVPHAHIHLISRFVGNAAN, encoded by the coding sequence ATGATTTTTCAATCTCCCAAGAACCCCAATAGCCATCTCACGGTCAAGGAGCGCCAGTGGCCCTCTTTCCCGACCAAGCAACTGTTGGCGCGCCGTTTGATTACCGGCAAGGTGCTCGATTTTGGCGCTGGCCTCGGGGTTGACGGCAAATTCCTCCGCAGCAAGGGCCTGGATGTCACCGATTATGACCCCTATTACGCCCCGGCTTACCCTACCCAGCGATTCGACACGATCCTCTGCAATTATGTCTTGAATATCTTGCTTCCGGAGGAACAGCCGTATGTATTGATGGCAGTCTCTGAACTGCTGCGGCCAACCGGAAGAGCCTTTTTCAGCGTGCGGCGCGACATCATGCAGAATGGGTTTCGCACCCACCTGAAACACGGTTGCCAGGTCTATCAGTGCAACGTGATTCTGCCCTATCGGAGCATTATCAAAGCCGAACATTGCGAAGTGTATGAGTATCGCCACTTCAACCAGATGAACCATGCATCCGCCTGTCCCTTGTGCGCGCCTGATCCCGCTGGTGAGCTAGTTACTGAATCGGCCACGATCTATGCGATGTTAGATTCATCGGCCGGCTATCCTGGCCAGGTCATGGTTGTGCCCAAACAACACGTCGCCGACTACTTTGAACTGGCAGAGCGCAGCAAACAGGCCTGTTGGCTGGTGGTAGATCGAGTGCAGAAGTTGCTGACTCAGCGATGGCAGCCTGATGGTTTCAACATTGGCGTCAACATCAACGCGGCCGCGGGTCAGACCGTGCCGCATGCTCACATTCACCTGATTTCGCGCTTTGTGGGCAACGCGGCCAATTGA
- a CDS encoding HNH endonuclease, translated as MVNLPGSSNLNIAPLAASFSHVTNSYKFYWLLAILESVKLLPGAVIPVDVLLARMIAAVWYPLHYFHLSLGKQDRLEAVARQIKVYDSRLQANASQADVVDAVVTHLSTQSPLAQEIRTIGNYVPQRFLRPFFQRELSGIEDWRVNATIESLAESAFHAQVAPCLYRFVTLPGRGIEIQPAWLEYLQQHLYILTGFCLWHLVNYIQKNNPNAPNVTGKLFRPEQRDLKQGHAFWKLVIDEIGPFQCIYSQQLISSDDFSLDHFLPWSFVAHDLLWNLVPTPKAVNARKGDQLPDISLYFGTFAQLQYEAVQAVARSNHGRLLEDYALLYKQDSVAALRSLPFAHFRQILFDTITPQVQIALNMGFAANWSYRAS; from the coding sequence ATGGTCAACTTACCTGGTTCGAGTAACCTGAACATTGCACCGCTGGCGGCCAGTTTCAGCCATGTCACCAATTCCTACAAGTTCTACTGGCTGCTCGCCATTTTGGAAAGCGTGAAGCTATTGCCAGGTGCGGTTATTCCTGTTGACGTCTTGTTGGCGCGTATGATCGCCGCGGTTTGGTATCCCCTGCACTATTTTCACCTTTCCTTGGGCAAACAGGATCGGCTGGAGGCAGTGGCGAGGCAGATCAAGGTCTATGACAGCCGGCTGCAGGCCAATGCCAGCCAGGCCGATGTGGTAGACGCGGTGGTCACGCACCTTTCCACCCAATCCCCACTGGCTCAGGAAATTCGCACGATCGGCAATTATGTCCCGCAGCGTTTCTTGCGTCCGTTCTTTCAGCGCGAACTGAGCGGGATCGAGGATTGGAGAGTCAACGCAACGATTGAAAGCCTGGCCGAGAGCGCCTTCCACGCACAGGTAGCGCCTTGCCTGTATCGTTTTGTCACCCTGCCTGGGCGCGGCATTGAAATTCAACCGGCCTGGTTGGAATACCTGCAGCAACACTTGTATATCCTGACGGGTTTTTGCCTCTGGCATTTGGTCAACTACATCCAGAAAAACAATCCCAACGCTCCGAACGTCACCGGCAAACTGTTTCGCCCCGAACAACGAGACTTGAAACAGGGCCACGCATTCTGGAAGCTTGTCATTGACGAAATCGGCCCGTTCCAGTGCATCTACTCACAGCAACTGATCTCCTCAGACGATTTTTCGCTGGATCATTTCCTGCCGTGGAGCTTCGTTGCCCATGATTTGCTCTGGAACCTTGTGCCGACGCCCAAAGCGGTCAACGCGCGCAAGGGTGATCAACTACCCGATATTTCACTTTATTTCGGCACATTCGCCCAGCTGCAATACGAGGCGGTGCAGGCCGTTGCCCGCTCAAACCACGGCAGACTGCTGGAAGACTACGCGCTGCTCTACAAGCAGGATTCTGTAGCCGCTTTGCGAAGTCTACCCTTTGCGCACTTCCGCCAAATTCTGTTCGACACCATCACCCCGCAGGTCCAAATTGCCCTCAACATGGGCTTTGCAGCCAACTGGAGTTATCGTGCATCATGA
- a CDS encoding DEAD/DEAH box helicase family protein yields MPAKLQLKFDANQEHQLQAVESIVRLFEGMTRYDAGFQLGDEIVANLPRYEDLAETWLRDNLHAVQEKNGLPQSMLLDWDTGIGLEGIADESHRFPHFTIEMETGTGKTYVYLRTIFELRRRFGWSKFVIVVPGIAIYEGVMKNVQVTRNHFRALYGNEPFDLIAYDGSQLSRLRHFATANTTTVLLITLDAFNKASNNLYKASEKLPGERRPFQFIQETRPILILDEPQNMESEKAKQALRTLKPILALRFSATHRTSPNLVYRLTPFDAYARSLVKRIEVYGVTERDNANIAFLALTEITPPPRITAKVRTRVSDRGGTREAEVVLHQGDDLKQKTGRPEHDGFVVENIDLGAGYVEFRNGERLYLLAGMAPSRPAVFREQIRQTILRHMRWQAEVASHDVKVLSLFFIDRVANYTASDGLIRRLFDEEFERLKDDYGAFKHLTAAQVRQAYFAKKKQKDGREEEVDTESRNAGEREMEKQAFALIMRDKERLLSFDEPVSFIFAHSALKEGWDNPNVFQICTLNQTVSEIKKRQEIGRGLRLAVNQVGERVHDEEVNVLTVVANESYQNYVGRLQSEYVADGDAPPPAPTNAHLKRDAIRNDRIFFQNEHFEAFWGKLNQRLRYRMHIETPALIEACVMRLNRQTFPGHVLVVERGKVTLGAFRINVKRVTANKAEVTLSLFDAEGEPETITRTFKPGADIARETHNEHLRNLGTLAIEPDGSAYRVIFTNVSWRLAEGEEVEYTPVGFGGRVAVREVQVRADRYPVFNLMDRAVKQTGLTRPTINAIFRRMRDDQKQRLLENPEGFATVFIGEVRSALADHVTARLEFLPDEGAPPYDLGEIFPPKRSFPQKELLEAGPRGLYNLVQKDSDVEKHYVDAIRQEGDAIVFYFKFPPGFKVHLPAIIGNYNPDWGVARVDRAGRTEVRTFVHETKGTTELSKLQFPNERRKILCAQKFFAVIGVTYLTIDPKKVSGWWEPVTEQSQIE; encoded by the coding sequence GTGCCTGCAAAACTGCAATTGAAATTCGACGCGAACCAGGAGCACCAGCTCCAGGCTGTGGAGAGCATCGTGCGCCTCTTCGAGGGGATGACGCGGTACGATGCGGGCTTCCAACTCGGTGATGAGATCGTTGCGAACCTGCCGCGGTATGAGGATCTGGCGGAGACGTGGCTGCGTGACAATCTGCACGCGGTGCAGGAGAAGAACGGCTTGCCCCAGTCCATGCTGCTCGACTGGGATACCGGCATCGGCCTCGAAGGGATCGCCGACGAGAGCCACCGCTTCCCCCATTTCACGATCGAGATGGAGACCGGCACGGGGAAGACCTACGTCTACCTGCGGACGATCTTCGAGCTGCGCCGGCGCTTCGGCTGGAGTAAGTTCGTGATCGTGGTGCCGGGTATCGCGATCTACGAAGGCGTGATGAAGAACGTGCAGGTGACGCGTAACCACTTCCGGGCGCTGTACGGGAATGAGCCGTTCGACCTGATCGCGTACGACGGGAGCCAGTTGAGCCGCTTGCGTCATTTCGCGACGGCCAATACGACGACGGTGCTGCTGATCACCCTGGACGCGTTCAATAAGGCGAGCAATAATCTCTACAAGGCGTCGGAGAAGCTGCCGGGCGAGCGCCGGCCTTTCCAGTTCATCCAGGAGACCCGCCCGATCCTGATCCTGGACGAGCCGCAGAATATGGAGAGCGAGAAGGCGAAGCAGGCGCTGCGCACACTGAAGCCGATCCTGGCCCTGCGCTTCAGCGCGACGCACCGCACAAGCCCGAACCTGGTCTACCGCCTCACCCCCTTCGACGCGTACGCGCGCAGCCTGGTGAAACGCATCGAAGTGTACGGCGTGACCGAGCGCGACAACGCGAATATCGCGTTCCTGGCCCTGACGGAGATCACACCGCCGCCGCGCATCACGGCCAAAGTGCGCACACGCGTGAGCGACCGCGGCGGCACGCGGGAGGCCGAGGTGGTGCTGCATCAGGGCGACGATCTGAAGCAGAAGACGGGCCGGCCGGAGCACGACGGGTTCGTGGTGGAGAATATTGACTTGGGCGCGGGCTATGTCGAGTTCAGGAACGGCGAGCGCCTATATCTGCTCGCGGGCATGGCGCCGTCACGTCCGGCCGTCTTTCGCGAGCAGATTCGGCAGACGATCCTGCGTCACATGCGCTGGCAGGCGGAGGTGGCCTCCCACGACGTGAAGGTGCTTTCGCTCTTCTTCATTGACCGCGTCGCGAACTATACGGCGAGCGATGGCCTGATCCGCCGCCTCTTCGACGAAGAGTTCGAACGCCTGAAGGACGACTATGGCGCGTTCAAGCACTTGACGGCCGCGCAGGTGCGCCAGGCCTACTTTGCGAAGAAGAAGCAGAAGGATGGCCGCGAAGAAGAAGTGGACACTGAAAGCCGCAACGCCGGCGAGCGTGAAATGGAGAAGCAGGCGTTCGCGCTGATCATGCGCGACAAAGAGCGCCTGCTCTCGTTCGACGAGCCGGTGAGCTTCATCTTTGCACACTCGGCGCTGAAGGAGGGCTGGGATAACCCGAACGTCTTCCAGATATGCACCCTGAACCAGACCGTTTCCGAGATCAAGAAGCGGCAGGAGATCGGGCGTGGGCTGCGCCTGGCCGTGAATCAAGTGGGCGAGCGCGTCCACGACGAGGAAGTGAATGTCCTGACGGTGGTAGCGAACGAGAGCTATCAGAACTACGTCGGTCGCTTGCAGAGCGAGTATGTCGCGGACGGCGACGCGCCGCCGCCGGCGCCCACGAACGCCCATCTGAAACGGGATGCGATCCGCAACGACCGGATCTTCTTCCAGAATGAGCACTTCGAGGCGTTCTGGGGAAAGCTGAACCAGCGCCTGCGCTACCGAATGCATATCGAGACGCCGGCCCTGATCGAGGCGTGCGTGATGCGCCTGAACCGCCAGACTTTCCCCGGTCATGTGCTTGTGGTGGAGAGAGGAAAGGTGACGCTGGGCGCGTTCAGGATCAACGTCAAGCGCGTCACCGCGAACAAGGCCGAGGTGACGCTCAGTCTCTTCGACGCCGAGGGCGAGCCAGAGACGATCACCCGCACCTTCAAGCCAGGCGCCGATATCGCCAGGGAGACCCACAACGAGCACCTGCGCAACCTGGGCACGTTGGCGATCGAGCCGGACGGGAGTGCGTACCGCGTGATCTTCACGAACGTATCGTGGCGGCTGGCCGAAGGTGAGGAGGTGGAGTACACGCCCGTGGGATTCGGCGGTCGCGTCGCGGTGCGCGAGGTACAGGTACGCGCCGACCGTTACCCGGTCTTCAACCTGATGGACCGCGCCGTGAAGCAAACCGGCCTGACCCGGCCGACGATCAATGCCATCTTCCGAAGGATGCGCGACGACCAGAAGCAGCGTCTGCTCGAAAACCCGGAAGGCTTCGCGACCGTCTTTATTGGCGAGGTGCGCAGCGCCCTGGCCGATCACGTCACCGCTCGCCTCGAGTTTCTGCCCGACGAGGGCGCGCCGCCGTACGATCTGGGCGAAATCTTCCCGCCGAAACGCAGCTTCCCGCAGAAAGAACTGCTGGAGGCTGGCCCGCGCGGCCTCTACAACCTGGTGCAGAAGGACTCCGACGTCGAGAAGCACTACGTCGACGCGATCCGGCAAGAAGGCGACGCGATCGTCTTCTACTTCAAGTTCCCACCTGGCTTCAAGGTGCATCTGCCGGCCATCATCGGTAACTATAATCCAGACTGGGGTGTTGCCCGCGTTGACCGCGCGGGCCGGACAGAAGTGCGGACGTTCGTGCATGAGACGAAGGGCACCACCGAACTGAGCAAGCTCCAGTTCCCGAACGAACGCCGCAAGATCCTGTGCGCGCAGAAGTTCTTCGCGGTGATCGGGGTGACTTACCTGACGATTGATCCGAAGAAGGTGAGCGGGTGGTGGGAGCCGGTGACCGAGCAGTCACAGATCGAATGA
- a CDS encoding site-specific DNA-methyltransferase — MTITKLRPTFTFDEERLDALAAIAPEAFADGKINWDALREALGDHVEEDGRDAEHFGLFWPGKRAARRLASTPSAGTLKPAPGEGVNEATTRHLFIEGDNLEVLKLLQKSYAGRVKMIYIDPPYNTGNDFIYSDNFTQPLDEYLRATGQADDAGRVLVTNTQAGGRYHSNWLNMMYPRLRLARNLLRTDGVIFVSIDDNEVQTLRLLLGEVFGEENFVASLIWQKMDSPSRNDAGRAVSAYHDYILVYAKDRESLRLAQKTKPEILAAYPMTLPDGRLARRRQLRKNGKGARRADRPTMWYPLTAPDGTVVYPIAPEGWEGRWVLSEETWVDRTRAGLTAWIKRDSGWMPYYIEVAPSNPSIPWPTIWTDVDQNRQAKAEFTALMGSEVDFDNPKPTKLLADILRMANSADEICLDFFAGSCTTAQAVLELNHQDNSSRRFIMVQLPEPTRQQSGRTIAEIGKERIRRAIARLKSERADQPDLNDWDLPEDLGFRVFRLDRSNYKAWRDFEGGDAAGLQTLFDRFESPLVEGWKAEDVLVEVMLMEGFPLDSTTEPLPAFTRNHVQVVSSDLVAHRLFVCLDAAVNEETIGALAMGEDDVFICLDAALTDEAKVRLEDGRRVKVI; from the coding sequence ATGACGATCACCAAACTGCGCCCTACCTTCACCTTCGACGAGGAACGCCTGGATGCGCTGGCTGCCATTGCACCTGAAGCCTTCGCCGACGGGAAGATTAACTGGGACGCGCTGCGCGAGGCGCTGGGCGACCACGTGGAAGAAGACGGTCGCGACGCCGAGCACTTCGGGCTGTTCTGGCCGGGAAAGCGGGCGGCTCGGCGGTTGGCGAGTACGCCGAGCGCGGGGACGCTGAAGCCGGCGCCCGGGGAAGGCGTGAACGAGGCGACGACGCGGCACCTCTTCATCGAGGGCGATAACCTGGAGGTGCTGAAGCTGCTGCAGAAGAGCTACGCCGGCCGCGTGAAGATGATCTATATTGATCCGCCGTACAACACCGGCAACGACTTCATCTACAGCGACAACTTCACCCAGCCACTGGACGAGTACCTGCGGGCGACCGGTCAAGCTGACGATGCGGGGCGCGTGTTGGTGACGAACACGCAGGCGGGTGGACGCTATCACTCGAACTGGCTGAACATGATGTATCCACGGCTGCGGCTGGCACGAAATCTGCTGCGTACGGACGGCGTGATTTTTGTGAGTATTGACGATAATGAGGTTCAGACTCTACGACTCCTGCTCGGTGAGGTGTTCGGAGAAGAGAACTTCGTTGCCTCGCTTATTTGGCAGAAGATGGACAGTCCAAGCCGTAACGATGCGGGACGTGCTGTGTCGGCATACCACGACTACATACTGGTCTATGCCAAAGACAGAGAGAGCTTACGATTGGCTCAGAAAACCAAGCCCGAGATTCTTGCGGCATATCCTATGACATTGCCAGATGGCAGGCTCGCGCGACGGCGTCAGCTTCGAAAGAACGGCAAAGGGGCGCGCCGCGCAGATCGTCCCACCATGTGGTATCCACTCACTGCCCCAGACGGGACCGTTGTCTATCCAATTGCTCCTGAAGGTTGGGAAGGGCGTTGGGTTTTGTCAGAAGAAACATGGGTCGACCGTACACGGGCGGGACTGACCGCATGGATCAAACGGGACTCGGGTTGGATGCCGTACTACATAGAGGTTGCGCCCAGCAATCCAAGCATTCCCTGGCCAACAATATGGACAGACGTGGATCAAAATCGGCAGGCAAAGGCCGAGTTCACTGCCCTGATGGGTTCAGAGGTGGACTTCGACAATCCGAAGCCAACAAAACTGCTTGCGGACATTCTTCGAATGGCAAACAGTGCCGATGAAATATGTTTAGATTTTTTTGCTGGTTCTTGCACGACTGCTCAGGCTGTCTTGGAACTAAACCATCAAGACAATAGTAGCCGGCGCTTCATAATGGTACAGCTACCAGAACCTACGAGACAGCAATCGGGCCGTACAATCGCTGAGATTGGCAAAGAACGCATTCGTCGAGCCATCGCTCGCCTAAAGTCAGAACGTGCCGACCAACCTGACCTGAATGATTGGGATTTGCCCGAAGACCTCGGCTTCCGCGTCTTCAGGCTCGACCGCTCGAACTACAAGGCGTGGCGCGACTTCGAGGGCGGCGATGCGGCCGGGCTGCAGACGCTGTTCGACCGCTTCGAGTCGCCGCTGGTGGAGGGGTGGAAGGCGGAAGATGTCCTGGTGGAGGTGATGCTGATGGAGGGCTTCCCGCTCGACAGCACGACTGAGCCGCTGCCGGCGTTCACGCGCAACCACGTGCAGGTGGTGAGCTCCGACCTGGTGGCCCACCGGCTCTTCGTCTGCCTGGACGCGGCGGTGAACGAGGAGACGATCGGCGCGCTGGCGATGGGCGAGGACGATGTCTTCATCTGCCTCGACGCCGCGCTGACAGATGAGGCGAAGGTGCGGCTCGAAGACGGCCGGCGGGTGAAGGTGATTTGA